In a genomic window of Nostoc sp. UHCC 0870:
- the rpsT gene encoding 30S ribosomal protein S20, with the protein MANTKSALKRAQIAERNRLRNKNYKSSAKTLMKKYLNAVDVYAANPTPELKQEVDARLSEAFSKIDKAVKRGVLHPNNGARKKSRLAKKLKPITQPA; encoded by the coding sequence GTGGCGAATACAAAGTCTGCTCTTAAGCGCGCCCAAATCGCAGAACGCAATCGGCTGCGTAATAAAAACTACAAATCATCAGCTAAAACGCTGATGAAAAAGTACCTAAATGCGGTAGATGTCTATGCCGCTAACCCCACCCCAGAGTTAAAACAAGAGGTGGACGCACGGCTGTCGGAAGCTTTCAGCAAAATCGACAAAGCCGTGAAAAGGGGAGTTCTTCATCCCAATAATGGGGCAAGAAAAAAATCAAGATTGGCTAAAAAACTCAAGCCAATCACGCAACCAGCATAA
- the hisD gene encoding histidinol dehydrogenase translates to MLRIITQQADVKAELQRLCDRTHDDQVLHKEATVREVLQAVKRQGDKAVLHYTAEFDNQILKPEELLVKGSELDAAYQQVSSELLAAIRLACRQIEAFHRQRVPKSWVHFGDDDVVLGKRYTPVDKAGLYVPGGRAAYPSSVLMNVIPAKVAGVPRIVMVTPPGTEKVINPVVLVAAQEAGVKEIYRVGGAQAIAALAYGTETIPKVDVITGPGNVYVTLAKKLVYGTVGIDCLAGPSEVLIIADHTANPIHVATDMLAQAEHDPMAAAILLTTDPALAKNVQVAVERQLVDHPRRIDTEKAIAHYGLIVLVESLEAAAELSNEFAPEHLELEIKDPWALLPLIRHAGTIFLGYSTPEAVGDYLAGPNHILPTSGAARYASALGVETFLKHSNIIQYSQTALQKVAGAIDTLANAEGLPSHADSVRRRLQQDE, encoded by the coding sequence ATGCTGCGAATCATTACTCAGCAGGCAGATGTAAAAGCAGAATTGCAACGGCTCTGCGATCGCACCCATGATGACCAAGTGCTTCATAAGGAAGCCACGGTGCGGGAAGTGTTGCAAGCAGTGAAACGCCAAGGCGATAAAGCTGTGCTACATTATACTGCCGAATTTGACAATCAAATTCTCAAACCAGAAGAACTGCTGGTGAAAGGTTCGGAATTGGATGCTGCCTACCAACAGGTATCATCAGAACTGTTGGCAGCAATTAGGCTGGCTTGTCGCCAAATTGAAGCATTCCATCGTCAGCGAGTCCCGAAAAGCTGGGTACACTTTGGGGATGATGACGTAGTTTTAGGCAAACGTTACACCCCCGTGGACAAAGCAGGCTTATACGTTCCTGGTGGTCGTGCAGCCTATCCCAGTTCAGTGCTGATGAATGTGATTCCAGCCAAGGTAGCAGGTGTACCGCGTATAGTTATGGTGACACCACCAGGCACGGAAAAAGTAATTAACCCGGTAGTATTGGTAGCTGCTCAAGAAGCAGGGGTGAAAGAAATTTATCGGGTAGGAGGAGCGCAAGCGATCGCGGCTTTAGCTTATGGTACAGAAACCATCCCCAAGGTAGATGTAATTACAGGCCCTGGTAATGTCTATGTCACTTTAGCCAAAAAGTTAGTCTATGGTACGGTGGGAATTGATTGTTTAGCCGGGCCTAGCGAAGTGTTGATTATTGCTGATCACACAGCCAATCCTATCCATGTGGCGACTGATATGCTAGCGCAAGCTGAACATGATCCGATGGCGGCGGCGATTTTGTTAACCACAGATCCAGCCTTGGCTAAAAATGTGCAAGTAGCAGTAGAAAGACAGTTGGTGGATCACCCCCGGCGGATAGATACCGAAAAAGCGATCGCGCATTATGGTTTAATTGTCCTCGTGGAATCATTGGAAGCCGCCGCCGAACTTTCTAATGAATTTGCACCGGAACATTTAGAATTAGAAATAAAAGACCCCTGGGCATTACTCCCCCTGATTCGTCATGCAGGAACGATATTTTTAGGCTACTCTACCCCAGAAGCAGTAGGAGATTACTTAGCGGGGCCTAACCATATATTGCCTACTTCTGGTGCTGCTCGTTATGCCTCGGCTTTAGGAGTGGAAACTTTCCTGAAGCATTCCAATATTATTCAATATTCCCAGACTGCTCTACAAAAAGTTGCTGGTGCAATTGATACACTAGCAAATGCTGAAGGTTTACCCTCTCATGCTGATTCAGTCCGTCGTCGCCTGCAACAAGATGAATGA
- a CDS encoding RNA-guided endonuclease InsQ/TnpB family protein — translation MKARYQYRFYPTDQQRMSLAQLFGCVRVVWNDALALCKQSQKLPSNGDLQKLVLTQAKKTEQRSWLSSVASIALQQSVADLGIAYKNFFDSLKGKRKGKKLGSPKFKKKSNQQSARLTRGGFSILHETVYLAKIGNVNPIWSRKLPSEPSSVTIIKDAAHRYFLSFVVEVEPININAKNKSIGIDLGIKTFAVMSDGEKAESPNYSRLDKRLRRKQKQLARQIKDSKRRSKTRIQIAKLHNKITDTRKDFLHKLSTKIVSENQTIILEDLNVSAMVKNRKLSRAISLQGWREFRTLSEAKSQKYNREFVVISRWEPTSQVCSECGYKWGKLDLKVRTVQCLNCGTEHDRDDNAAKNINKVGIGHCHDSKCTSRQSKTSNG, via the coding sequence GTGAAAGCACGATACCAATACCGATTCTACCCAACAGACCAACAACGAATGAGTTTAGCTCAGTTGTTTGGTTGCGTTAGGGTCGTTTGGAATGACGCGTTAGCTTTATGTAAACAGTCCCAGAAGCTACCTAGTAATGGAGATTTGCAAAAATTAGTATTAACCCAAGCAAAAAAGACAGAACAACGCTCATGGCTTAGTAGTGTAGCTAGTATTGCCTTGCAGCAATCGGTAGCAGATTTGGGTATTGCATACAAGAACTTTTTTGATTCTCTCAAAGGAAAACGGAAAGGAAAGAAACTGGGCAGTCCTAAATTTAAAAAGAAAAGCAATCAGCAATCTGCAAGGTTAACTCGTGGTGGGTTTTCAATTCTTCATGAGACGGTTTATTTAGCCAAAATTGGTAACGTAAACCCGATATGGTCAAGAAAACTGCCTTCTGAACCTAGCTCGGTAACTATCATTAAAGACGCTGCTCATCGCTATTTTCTCAGCTTTGTAGTAGAAGTTGAACCAATCAATATTAATGCTAAAAACAAAAGCATTGGTATTGACTTAGGGATAAAGACTTTTGCTGTAATGAGTGATGGCGAAAAAGCTGAGAGTCCTAATTATTCAAGATTAGACAAGCGGTTGAGACGAAAACAAAAACAGCTTGCCCGTCAGATCAAAGATTCTAAGCGTAGATCCAAAACTCGGATTCAAATAGCAAAACTACACAATAAAATTACGGATACCCGTAAAGACTTCCTGCACAAGCTATCTACCAAGATTGTTAGTGAAAATCAAACTATCATCTTAGAAGACTTGAATGTGTCAGCAATGGTTAAAAATCGTAAGCTTTCTAGAGCTATTAGTCTTCAGGGTTGGAGAGAATTTAGAACATTAAGCGAGGCTAAATCTCAGAAATACAACCGTGAGTTTGTGGTCATTAGCCGATGGGAACCAACAAGTCAGGTTTGCTCTGAATGTGGGTATAAGTGGGGCAAGCTTGATTTAAAAGTTCGGACAGTTCAATGCTTGAATTGTGGCACTGAACACGACCGAGATGATAATGCAGCTAAAAATATAAATAAAGTCGGGATAGGGCATTGCCACGACTCTAAATGCACGTCGAGACAGAGTAAGACTAGCAACGGTTAG